Proteins encoded in a region of the Chiloscyllium punctatum isolate Juve2018m chromosome 16, sChiPun1.3, whole genome shotgun sequence genome:
- the ubxn10 gene encoding UBX domain-containing protein 10 isoform X1 produces the protein MDGTFHHSQVKCLQLPKNEMAAAEPTRPPSGSKRISSFDLPVHPILKPNTNTMNIPRPKSAKGRSRPSSAYIQSPETCSYPIPVPSAFGDLSNSPPSSILHPPNRITQVTNEDVPNLLHQIPSRPSSSLNRYRVLPSIGRRETSDSGIRTIAQQTNKLNLHTDLEQKLKSSREKKPPLSKSDTATSKTQVSQNALVTLPDEPSESEPRLRLAVRYPSGQRFERCFRPSDTLQSILSVAEWKSNNNYANSVVETMDVPRRSFSDLSKTLEECGIQNKSVLCILQDEGD, from the coding sequence TTACCCAAGAATGAAATGGCAGCTGCAGAACCAACTAGGCCACCCTCCGGGTCCAAACGTATTTCTTCTTTTGATCTTCCTGTACACCCAATTTTAAAACCCAACACCAATACCATGAATATTCCAAGGCCCAAATCTGCCAAAGGTCGTAGTCGCCCCAGCTCTGCTTATATTCAGAGTCCAGAAACTTGTTCATATCCCATTCCAGTTCCATCTGCTTTTGGTGACCTAAGCAACAGTCCTCCATCTTCAATTTTACATCCTCCCAACAGGATTACTCAAGTGACCAACGAGGATGTTCCAAATCTTCTCCATCAAATTCCATCGCGGCCATCCTCATCCTTAAATAGGTACAGAGTTTTACCATCCATTGGAAGGAGAGAGACCAGTGACAGTGGAATAAGGACTATAGCACAACAAACCAATAAACTTAATCTGCATACAGATCTTGAACAAAAATTAAAatcaagcagagaaaagaagccaCCACTCTCTAAATCTGACACTGCAACCTCAAAAACACAGGTATCTCAGAATGCATTAGTCACTTTGCCTGATGAACCATCAGAATCTGAGCCAAGATTGCGACTTGCTGTGAGATACCCATCGGGCCAGAGATTTGAACGCTGCTTCAGGCCTTCAGACACATTACAATCAATCCTGTCTGTAGCTGAATGGAAGAGTAATAATAACTATGCTAACTCTGTGGTTGAAACCATGGACGTTCCTAGGAGAAGTTTTAGTGACCTGTCAAAGACACTggaggaatgtggaattcaaaataaatcagTTCTTTGTATCTTACAAGATGAGGGCGATTAG
- the ubxn10 gene encoding UBX domain-containing protein 10 isoform X2 encodes MAAAEPTRPPSGSKRISSFDLPVHPILKPNTNTMNIPRPKSAKGRSRPSSAYIQSPETCSYPIPVPSAFGDLSNSPPSSILHPPNRITQVTNEDVPNLLHQIPSRPSSSLNRYRVLPSIGRRETSDSGIRTIAQQTNKLNLHTDLEQKLKSSREKKPPLSKSDTATSKTQVSQNALVTLPDEPSESEPRLRLAVRYPSGQRFERCFRPSDTLQSILSVAEWKSNNNYANSVVETMDVPRRSFSDLSKTLEECGIQNKSVLCILQDEGD; translated from the coding sequence ATGGCAGCTGCAGAACCAACTAGGCCACCCTCCGGGTCCAAACGTATTTCTTCTTTTGATCTTCCTGTACACCCAATTTTAAAACCCAACACCAATACCATGAATATTCCAAGGCCCAAATCTGCCAAAGGTCGTAGTCGCCCCAGCTCTGCTTATATTCAGAGTCCAGAAACTTGTTCATATCCCATTCCAGTTCCATCTGCTTTTGGTGACCTAAGCAACAGTCCTCCATCTTCAATTTTACATCCTCCCAACAGGATTACTCAAGTGACCAACGAGGATGTTCCAAATCTTCTCCATCAAATTCCATCGCGGCCATCCTCATCCTTAAATAGGTACAGAGTTTTACCATCCATTGGAAGGAGAGAGACCAGTGACAGTGGAATAAGGACTATAGCACAACAAACCAATAAACTTAATCTGCATACAGATCTTGAACAAAAATTAAAatcaagcagagaaaagaagccaCCACTCTCTAAATCTGACACTGCAACCTCAAAAACACAGGTATCTCAGAATGCATTAGTCACTTTGCCTGATGAACCATCAGAATCTGAGCCAAGATTGCGACTTGCTGTGAGATACCCATCGGGCCAGAGATTTGAACGCTGCTTCAGGCCTTCAGACACATTACAATCAATCCTGTCTGTAGCTGAATGGAAGAGTAATAATAACTATGCTAACTCTGTGGTTGAAACCATGGACGTTCCTAGGAGAAGTTTTAGTGACCTGTCAAAGACACTggaggaatgtggaattcaaaataaatcagTTCTTTGTATCTTACAAGATGAGGGCGATTAG